GGTGGATTCGAGGGTCTTGATTCTGCTCATTGTTTTTAGGTGTGTTTGTTGTTATTGCCATAAACCGACCGGTCGGTCTGTTTGTGGGTAAAGAAAAAGACGTATGAAAATGAATAACCTTACAAAAGGTTGTTGGCCTGCTGCTTGGCAGTCTGCGCAGGCCAGGGCGCGCGAAAGTTCTGCATATGAACGATCGAGGCCTCGAAAAGCAGGAAAAGCGTGTTCGCTGTTTGCTCACGCTGAGCGCGGGGGAGGTCGGGCTGGTGCTTGTCCACGAGGGACTGGAAAAAGTCGAGGAGGCCCTGCTTGTGGTCGAGGATCTGTTTGCGCAGGGGGCTGTCAGGCTCAGGGGTTTCGGCGAGTGTGTTCAGGAAGGCGCACCCGCGGTAGTCGCAATCCGCCATCCACTGCTCCAGGAAATCGAAGGCGGCGAGGATCTGTGTGCGAGGTGTTCGTTTGGTGTCCACGGCGTCATGGAGCCATTTGTTCCAGGTGTGGTGCCGGGCCTTCAACCAGGCGACGCCGAGCTCTTCCTTGGACTTGAAGAAAGAGTAGAAGGTGCCCTTTGCGGCCCCGGCCTGCTGGATGATCTGCTGGATGCCGGTCTGGTGGTAGCCCTGCTCGTAGAAAAGCTTGGAGGCTACCTCCAGAATGTTATCGCGCTTAGTTTTGTGCTCCATGATGGAAGTGAATTTACGCAAACCGACCGGTCGGTCAAGTGGTTTTTTAATTTTAGAAGAATCTGGAATTATCCGGGCAGTGTCTGGGGCTAGGGGGATCTTGCTTTGTACCGCTAAGCACTCCTACGTCGCTCGTCTTTAAAAGAGGGTATAGAGCGCGACGGCGAGGATAGTGAATTGTCCGGAGAAGATCATGATCAGGCTGGCGATAACGCCCTCCTCTTGTCCGAGCTCAGTGGCCTTGGCGACCCCGGCTCCGTGAGCGCCCATCCCGAAGAGAGCCCCCCGCGCGAAGCACGAGCGCACCGGCAGAACGTGTAGGAGCGTCTCTCCGACAGCCGCACCAAAGAGACCTGTCAGCGCTGTGAATACGGCGGTGAGCTCAGGGATGCCCCCCAGCAGCCGTGAGGCGTCCATGGCCAGTGGAGTGGTGATCGAGCGTGGAAGCAGACTGGCCCGCAGCTCAGGGGAAAGCTCAAACAGGGATGCGAACGCCCAGGAGCTGGCGATGGCCAGCGTGCTGCCGATGACGACCCCTGCGCACAGCAGTACCCAGTGCTGGCGAATCATCGTGCGGTGCCGGTGGATCGGAATGGCAAAAGCAACCGTGGCTGGGCCGAGGAGCCAGACCAGCCAGTGCGTCCCGCGCAGGTATTCATGGTAGGATGTGCGCATGAGGACAATCAGCAGCCCGCAGACGACCCACGTCACCAGCATGGGCGAGCTCCACCAGCGTCCATAGCTGCGGTGCAGACGCCGGGCCGCCAGGTATACACCCAGCGTACACAGGCACCAGAAAAGCGCTTTAGCGAGCGGCGGCATGGTTTAGCCGGAACCCAAGCTCTACCACACAGGCCGTACCCATCATCACGATGAGAGTGCAGGCCAGCACAGTGATAACCAGTTTAACCCCCAGCAGGCTGAGCATCTCGGGGTGGTCTACGAGTGCGAGCATGGCGGGTACGAAGAACAGCATGAGGTGGCTCAGCAGGCTGTCGGCCCCGTGCTCGAACCATCCTAGCGGCAGGATGCCGCGGTCCAGCATGAGCCAGAGCAGCATCAGCCCGACCAGACTACCGGGGATCGGTAGGTGCAGGTA
This genomic interval from Ruficoccus sp. ZRK36 contains the following:
- a CDS encoding LrgB family protein yields the protein MPPLAKALFWCLCTLGVYLAARRLHRSYGRWWSSPMLVTWVVCGLLIVLMRTSYHEYLRGTHWLVWLLGPATVAFAIPIHRHRTMIRQHWVLLCAGVVIGSTLAIASSWAFASLFELSPELRASLLPRSITTPLAMDASRLLGGIPELTAVFTALTGLFGAAVGETLLHVLPVRSCFARGALFGMGAHGAGVAKATELGQEEGVIASLIMIFSGQFTILAVALYTLF
- a CDS encoding CidA/LrgA family protein, whose translation is MKVELRSSMAPFLPIRASRQLLQVGALIGVWWLAQMLSSYLHLPIPGSLVGLMLLWLMLDRGILPLGWFEHGADSLLSHLMLFFVPAMLALVDHPEMLSLLGVKLVITVLACTLIVMMGTACVVELGFRLNHAAAR
- a CDS encoding TetR/AcrR family transcriptional regulator, producing MEHKTKRDNILEVASKLFYEQGYHQTGIQQIIQQAGAAKGTFYSFFKSKEELGVAWLKARHHTWNKWLHDAVDTKRTPRTQILAAFDFLEQWMADCDYRGCAFLNTLAETPEPDSPLRKQILDHKQGLLDFFQSLVDKHQPDLPRAQREQTANTLFLLFEASIVHMQNFRAPWPAQTAKQQANNLL